From a region of the Thermosulfurimonas sp. F29 genome:
- the tsaD gene encoding tRNA (adenosine(37)-N6)-threonylcarbamoyltransferase complex transferase subunit TsaD, with the protein MRVLAIESSCDETAAAVLEVGKERDFRLKASLVASQVELHRPFGGIVPEIASRKHLEVIYPLVRETLGRAGISPGEVDLVAVTTGPGLVGALVVGVSFAKSLAFSLGKPLVPVDHVRAHSLAIFLENAPEFPWISLVVSGGHTALFLVRSPTEHYLLGHTRDDAAGEAFDKVAKLLHLGYPGGPVISRLAEKGDPDRICLPRPMLDSPDFDFSFAGLKTAVLNVVRSGEEFLVHDLCAAFEAAVAEVLVEKTVRAVKAAGIGRVVVSGGVAANRRLRGLFEERACEEGFEVFFPSPQYCTDNAAMVAVSGYFEFTAGHKAGWDLDVYARARFPRYSF; encoded by the coding sequence ATGCGTGTCCTGGCCATAGAGAGTTCCTGCGACGAGACCGCCGCCGCGGTGCTTGAGGTCGGCAAAGAGAGGGATTTCCGGCTGAAGGCCTCCCTCGTGGCCTCCCAGGTGGAGCTTCATCGACCCTTCGGGGGGATCGTCCCGGAGATCGCCTCCCGGAAGCACTTGGAGGTCATTTACCCCCTGGTAAGGGAAACCCTAGGGAGGGCCGGGATCTCCCCCGGGGAGGTGGATCTCGTGGCGGTAACCACCGGACCGGGGCTGGTAGGGGCCCTGGTGGTGGGGGTTTCCTTTGCCAAGTCCCTGGCCTTTTCCCTCGGGAAACCGCTGGTGCCCGTGGATCATGTAAGGGCTCACAGTCTCGCTATATTTCTGGAAAACGCCCCGGAGTTTCCCTGGATAAGTCTGGTGGTCTCCGGGGGACACACGGCCCTTTTTCTGGTACGCTCCCCCACGGAGCATTATCTTCTGGGGCACACCCGGGACGACGCCGCCGGTGAGGCCTTTGACAAGGTGGCCAAGCTCCTCCATCTGGGCTATCCCGGGGGACCGGTGATAAGTCGCCTGGCGGAGAAGGGAGACCCCGACCGTATCTGCCTTCCCAGACCCATGCTGGATAGCCCGGATTTTGACTTCAGTTTCGCCGGGCTCAAGACCGCGGTGTTGAATGTGGTGCGTTCGGGGGAGGAATTTCTGGTGCACGATCTCTGCGCGGCCTTCGAGGCCGCGGTGGCGGAGGTTCTGGTGGAAAAGACCGTGCGGGCGGTGAAGGCCGCGGGCATAGGAAGGGTCGTGGTTTCGGGAGGGGTGGCGGCCAATCGTCGCCTGAGAGGACTTTTTGAGGAGAGAGCTTGCGAGGAGGGGTTTGAGGTCTTCTTTCCTTCCCCGCAATACTGTACCGATAACGCGGCCATGGTGGCGGTTTCCGGCTATTTTGAATTCACGGCCGGCCACAAGGCCGGCTGGGATCTGGATGTCTATGCCCGGGCCCGTTTTCCCCGATATTCCTTCTAA